The proteins below come from a single Eucalyptus grandis isolate ANBG69807.140 chromosome 3, ASM1654582v1, whole genome shotgun sequence genomic window:
- the LOC104451437 gene encoding nucleolar complex protein 3 homolog, producing the protein MPLCRTLSCCEAELKEDITAEESFETKKCKLAELGITLLADPESNIKLLKEMLQMCNDHNHAIVKLGLLSLLAVFKDIIPGYHIRLPTEKELVMKVSKDVKKMRKLCCDTIKSLFTNEGKHSGEVTGAAVRLIANYVKAHNCQMHPDSIQSMSLF; encoded by the exons ATGCCACTATGCAGAACCTTGAGTTGTTGCGAG GCTGAGTTGAAAGAGGACATCACTGCAGAAGAGTCATTTGAAACTAAGAAGTGTAAACTTGCGGAACTGGGAATTACTCTGCTTGCTGACCCAGAGTCTAATATTAAACTGTTAAAAGAAATGCTGCAGATGTGCAATGATCACAATCATGCTATCGTTAAGCTTGGGCTTCTATCTTTGTTGGCTGTGTTCAAAGACATCATTCCTGG CTACCACATTAGACTTCCTACTGAGAAGGAGCTGGTGATGAAAGTTTCAAAGGATGTCAAGAAGATGCG GAAACTTTGTTGTGACACTATTAAGTCACTCTTTACAAATGAGGGTAAACACAGTGGTGAAGTGACTGGAGCAGCTGTTCGATTGATTGCAAATTATGTGAAAGCTCATAATTGTCAGATGCATCCTGACTCGATTCAAAGTAT GTCACTATTTTGA